The genomic stretch GCGACCACCTGCGCGCGGCCCTGCCCGATTACATGGTGCCCAGCGCCTACGTGCTGCTGGAGCGCTTCCCGCTCACCCCCAACGGCAAGGTCGACCGCCGCGCGCTGCCGGCGCCGGAGGACGTGGCCCAGCGGGAGGACGGACCCGAGCACGCGCTCACGCCTGAGCAGCAGGCGTTGGCCGCGATCTGGCAGCAGCTGTTGGGCCCGCGCCGGATCGCGCGCGAGGACAACTTCTTCGATCTGGGCGGGCACTCGCTGTTGGCCACGCGCCTGCTCGCGCGCATCCAGCAGCAGTACGGCGTGGAGCTGCCGCTGCGCGCGCTGTTCGAGGCGCCCACGCTGGAGCGATTGGCCGAGCGCGTGGCCGAGGAGTGCGCGCTGCTGCCCGACGACGACCTGGAATCGCTGCTGCAAAGCCTGGAGCACCTGAGCGACGAGGAAGCCAGCGCGCGCCTGGCCGCCGCGCTGCCCGGAGGGGCGCATGGCTGAGTTGAACGAACGCCTGGCCGGCCTGTCGCCGGAGAAGCGTGCGCTGCTGCTGCAGCAGCTGGCGCGCAAGACGCCAGCGGCGCCGCGCGCCGAGATCGGCCGGCGGCCGCGTCCGGCGCGGATCCCGCTGTCGTTCGCGCAACAGCGTTTGTGGATCCTGGATCGGTTGGACCCGGGATCGGCCGCCTACAACGTGCCGACCTCGATGTGGCTGCAAGGCGAGATGGACGAAGCCGCCTTCGCGCGCGCGCTGGACGAGATCCTGCGCCGCCACGAAAGCCTGCGCACCGTGTTCGCCGCCGACGACGAAGGCCCGCACCAGCGCGTGCAGCCGCCGATGCCGATGCCGGTGCAGCACGAGGACCTGCGCCACCTGCCCGCGGCGCAGCGCCAGGACGCCGCGTTCGCGCTCGCCCGCAGCGAGGCCGCGCGACCGTTCGACCTGAGCCAGGGCCCGCTGCTGCGCGGCCTGCTGGTGCGGGTGGACGAGCAGCGCCGGCTGTTCACCCTCAACGCCCACCACATCGCCGTGGACGGCTGGTCGCTGGGCCTGCTGCACGAAGAGCTGCGCCAGCTCTATGCCGCCTACCGCAACGGCCGGCCCTCGCCGCTGCCCGAGCTGCCGGTGCAATACATCGACTACGCGCTGTGGCAGCGCGAGTTGCTGGAAGGCCCGACCTTGCGCACCCAGCTGGACTATTGGCAGCAGCGCCTGTCCGGCCGCCTGCCGGTGCTGGAACTGCCGGGCGACCGCCCGCGTCCGCCGGTGCAGAGCTACCGCGGCGACGTGCGGCGCAGCCGCCTGGACGCCGACACCTGGGACGCGATCAAGCGCCTGAGCCGGCAGGAGGGCGCCACGCCCTTCATGACCGTGCTCGCCGCCTACCAGACGCTGCTGATGCGCTACTCCGGCCAGCACGATCTGATCGTGGGCGTGGGCGTGGCCAACCGCCAGCGCGAGGAGCTGGAATCGCTGGCCGGCTTCTTCGTCAACACCCTGGCGCTGCGCAGCGACCTGTCGGGCGATCCGACCTTCCGCGAGCTGCTGGCGCAGGTGAAGGAACACACCCTGGGCGCGTACTCGCACCAGGACCTGCCGATCGAGCGCCTGCTGGAAGAACTGGAGCTGGACCGCGCGCTGAGCCACTCGCCGCTGTTCCAGACCATGCTGTTCTTCCAGAACTTCCCCGGCGGCGACACCGACCTGGACGGGCTGACCCTGTCGCCGGTGGACTTCGACACCGTCAATCCCGGCACCGCGCGCTGCGACCTGGCCCTGTTCGCCAGCGAGGAGCCCGGCGGCCTGGCCTTGTTCTTCGAATACGCCAGCGACCTGTTCGACGCGCAGACCGTGGACGCCTTCGCCGGTCACCTGCGGCAGCTGCTGCGCTCGATCGCCCAGGACCCCGGCCAGCGCCTGAGCGCGCTGGAGATCCTGCCGCCGGAGGAGCGCCGCCAGTTGCTGCACGGCTGGAACGACACCGCGCTGGACGCGCCGGTGGACACGCCGCTGCACGTGTTGTTCGAACGCCAGGCCGAACGCCGTCCCGACGCGGTGGCGGTGCAGGGCGATGGTCGAACCCTGAGCTACGCCGAACTCGATGCGCAGGCCGATGCCTTGGCGCGCGCGCTGGTCGCGCGCGGCGCCGGACCCGGCGACCTGATCGGCCTGTTCGTCGAGCGCAGCCCGCGCATGCTGGTCGGCCTGCTCGGCATCCTCAAGGCCGGCGCGGCCTACGTGCCCATGGACCCGGGCTACCCGGCCGAGCGCCTGGGCTACATGCTGGAAGACGCGCAGGCGCGGCTGATCGTCAGCGAAGGCGCGCTGCAGGCGCAGCTGCCGCGCAACGATTGCGAGGTGCTGCTGCTGGACGCGCTGGACCTGGGCGCGCGCGGCGAGCGCGTGGCCAACCGCGCCGGGCCGGAAGACCTGGCCTACGTGATCTTCACCTCCGGCTCCACCGGGCGGCCCAAGGGCGTGCAGATCCCGCACCGCGCGGCGGTGAATTTCCTGGCCGCGGTCGCGCGTGAGCCCGGCATGGACGAGCACGACACCGTCTGCGCGGTGACCACGCTGTCGTTCGACATCGCGGTGCTGGAACTGCTGCTGCCGTTGAGCGTGGGCGCGCGCATCGCCCTGGCCGATCGCGCCACCGCCGCCGATGGCGCCGCGCTGTCGCGCTTGATCGACGCCTGCGGCGCCAGCGTGATGCAGGCCACCCCGGCGACCTGGCGCATGCTCCTGGACGCGGGCTGGCACGGCCGCGCCGGCCTGCGCATCCTGTGCGGCGGCGAAGCGCTCAGCCGCGAACTCGCCGATCGTTTGCTCGATGCCGGCGCGCAGCTGTGGAATCTCTACGGCCCCACCGAAACCACGGTGTGGTCGGCGGTGGAGCGGGTGCTGCCCGGCAGCGAGCCGATCAGCATCGGCCGGCCGCTGGCGAATACCGAAATCCACCTGGTCGACACGCGCGGCCGCCTGCTGCCGGTCGGCGTGCCGGGCGAGCTGCTGATCGGCGGCCTGGGCGTGGCCCGCGGCTATCTGGCGCGGCCGGAGCTGACCGCCGAGAAGTTCATGCCCGACCTGTACGGCCCGCGCCCCGGCGCGCGCCTGTACCGCACTGGCGACCTGGCGCGGCGCCGCCGCGACGGTCGCATCGAAGTGCTGGGCCGCATCGACCACCAGGTCAAGCTGCGCGGTTTCCGCATCGAACTGGGCGAGATCGAATCGGTGCTGGCCGCGCACCCGCAGGTGCGCCAGGCCGTGGTGATCTGCCGCGAGGACCGCCCGGGCGACAAGCGCCTGGTGGCCTACGTACTGGCCGACGGCGGCATCGACGCCGCCGAACTGCGCGCGTTCGCGCGCCAGCGCCTGCCCGACTACATGCTGCCCTCGGCCGTGGTCGCGCTGGCGCAGTACCCGCTCACGCCCAACGGCAAGGTCGATCGTAAGGCGCTGCCCGCGCCCGAGGCCGGCGCCGCCGAAGCGCAGGCCTACGTCGCCCCGCGCAACGGCGAGGAAGAGACGCTGGCGCGGCTGTGGGCCGAGGTGCTGGGCCTGGAGCGGGTCGGCATCCACGACGATTTCTTCGACCTGGGCGGGCACTCGCTGCTGGCCACGCAATTGGTCGCGCGCGTGCAGAAAGCCTTCGGCGGCGAGATCGCCTTGCGCACGCTGTTCGAGGCGCCGACCGTGGCCGGCTTCGCCGAGCTGCTGTTGCGCCAGCGCATGGACGGCGTCGACGCCGACGCACTGGCCGGCATGCTGGACCAGTTGGAGGGCCTGTCCGACGAGGACATCGCCTTGTTGCTGGCCGGCGAAGGAGCCACGCCATGAGCGGCGGCGACGAGCGCGCCGCCGGCGCGATGGCCGAGCGTTTGGCGCGGCTGAGCCCGCAGCAGCGCGAACTGCTGCGCCGCCGCCTGGCCGCACAGGACACCGAAACGGCGCCGGCCGGCATCGTCCGCCGCGCCGATCCCGCGCAGCCGCTGCCGCTGTCGCCGGCACAGCAGCGCATGTGGTTTTTCGAGCGCCTGCAGCCCGGCACCGGCGCCTACCACGTCTACAGCCACTACGTGCTGCGCGGCGCGCTCGATGCCGACGCGCTGCAGCGCGCCCTGGCCGAAGTGGTGCAGCGCCACGAAGCGCTGCGCACCGGCTTCAGCGAAACCGGCGGCGAACCGCAGCAGACCGTCGCCGCGCAGGTGGACCTGCCGCTGCCGCTGATCGACCTGCGCGCGCTGGAACCGCTGGAGCGCGAGGCGCAGGCGCGGCGCTACGCCCAGGACGACGCCGGGCGCCCGTTCGACCTCGCCCGCCCGCCGCTGCTGCGCGCGAGCCTGGTGCGGCTGGAGGACGAAGAGCATCTGCTGCTGGTGACCATGCACCACATCGTCTCCGACGCCTGGTCGCGCGGCCTGTTCCTGGACGAAGTCGCGCGCTGCTACGAAGCGCAGCTGGACGGCGTGCCCTCGGGCCTGCCGGAACTGCGCGTGCACTACGGCGACGCGGTGCTGTGGCAACGCGAAGACGCGCAGCTGCAGCGCGAGACCGCGCAGCTGGACTACTGGGTGCGCACCCTGGCAGGCGCCAACGGCCTGCTCGACCTGCCCACCGACCGGCCGCGCAATCCGTCGCCGACCGGCCGCGGCGGCCGCCACCATCTGCGCATTCCGCTCAGCGTGGCCGCCGGCCTGGCCGACCTGGCCCGGCGCGAGCACGCGACCTTGTTCATGGCCTTGCTGGCCGCGTTCCAGACCCTGCTGTCGCGGCACAGCGGCCAGGACGACATCGTGGTCGGATCGCCGGTGGCCAACCGCGGCGACGACGGCGTGGCGCCCATGGTCGGCCTGTTCGTCAACACCCTGCCGTTGCGCGGCGACCTGTCCGGCGATCCCAGCTTCCGCGAGCTGCTGGTGCGCACACGCGCCCACTGCCTGGACGCGTTCGAACATGCGCAGGTGCCGCTGGAACGGGTGATCGACCGCCTGCAGCTGGAGCGCGTGCCCGGCCGCACGCCGCTGTTCCAGAGCTTGTTCGTGATGCAGAACGCGGTGTCGGCGCCGCCGTCGCTGCGCGGCCTGACCGCCGAATGGCGCGAACCCGACGTGCACACCGCGCGCTTCGAACTGACCCTGTCGCTGGGCGCTTGCGAGGCCGGCCTGGACGGCGTGCTCGACTACGACAGCGACCTGTACGACGCGGCCAGCATGGCGCGCCTGGCCGACCAGTACGGCGTGCTGCTGCTGCGCGTGCTCGCCGATCCCGATCTGCCGCTGTCGCAGCTGTCCACGCTGGATCTGGACGCGGTGCACGAGGTGCTGGCGCTGGGCGACGGCGGTCCGGCGCCCGACGCGCCAGAACCGACCCTGCACGCGCTGTTCCAGGCGCAAGCGCTGCGCACGCCCGACGCGGTGGCCATCGTCGAGCCCGGCCGCGAGCTGAGCTATCGCGAACTGCGCCGCCGCGTGAACGGCGTGGCCCAACGCTTGCGCGCATTGGGCACCGGCGCGGAAACGCGCGTGGCGGTGTTGGCCGACCGCTCGGCCGAAGCGCTGATCGGCGTGCTCGGCGTGCTCGCCGCCGGCGGCGCCTACGTGCCCATCGATCCGGCGCATCCGGACGAGCGCATCGCCTACCTGCTGAGCGACGCGCAGGCGTTGGCCCTGGTCACGCCGCCGGCCCTGGTCGCGCGCGCCGACGCCGTCGCCGGCGCCTTGCCCTGCGTGATCACCGACAGCGTGCCGCCGGCCGAACAGGCGCCGGCCGACGTCGCCGACGCCGGCCACGCCGCCTACGTGATCTACACCTCCGGCTCCACCGGCGCGCCCAAGGGCGTGGCGGTGGAGCACCGCGGCGCGGTCAATCTGACCCTGGGCTTCCTGGCGCGCCACGATTTCGTCGCGCAACGCCTGCTGATGATCCCGCCGTTGATCTTCGACGCCTCGGTCGGCGACGTGTTCCCGGCGCTGGCCAGCGGCTCGGCTCTGGTGCTGCATCCGGCGCCGCAGGAGCTGGGGCCTTACGAGCTGGAAGCGTTCTGCCGCGACTACGGCGTGACCGCCATCGATGCGCCCGCCGCGCTGTGGCGGCGTTGGTCGGAAGGCTGGTTCGCCGCCCAGCGCGCGCGCCCGCTGCTGCCGGCGCTGCGGCTGATGATGATCGGCGGCGAGAGCGTGCCGTTGGAACAGGTGCGCCGCTTCGCCGCGGTCACCGGCGGCCGCGTCGCCCTGGTCAACCATTACGGCCCCACCGAAACCTCGGTCTGCGCCAGCGTGCTCAGCACTCGCGACGGCGGCGAGTTCGAAGGCCTGGAGCTGCCGATCGGCACGCCGCTGCCGGGCGTGCGCATGTACGTGCTCGACGCGCAGCTGCAACTGCTGCCGCGCGGCGTGGTCGGCGAGCTGTGCATCGGCGGCGCCGGCATCGCCCGCGGCTATCTCAACCGGGACGCGCAGACCGCCGCCGCCTTCGTGCCCGACCCGCACAGCGACGCGCCCGGCGCGCGCCTGTACCGCACCGGCGACCTGGCGCGCTGGAACACCGACGGCACCCTGCAGTTCCTCGGCCGCCGCGACCAGCAGGTCAAGCTGCGCGGCGTGCGCATCGAACTGGGCGAAATCGAAACCGCACTGGCCGCGCATCCGCAGGTGCAGGCCGCAGCCGCGGCGCTGCGCGAGGATCGCCCCGGCGACAAGCGCCTGGTCGCCTACGTGGTCGCCGAATCCGCGCTGGACCCGCTGGAGCTGCGCGACTTCCTCGCCCGCCGCCTGCCCGACGCGATGCTGCCGTCGTTGTTCGTGCCGCTGCCGGCCTTGCCCTTGAACCGCAACGGCAAGGTCGACCGCCATGCGCTGCCCGCACCGGCGGCCTCGGCCGCGCCGGCGCGGCGCCTGCAGGAGCCGGCCAGCGACACCGAACGCGGCGTGCTCGCGGTCTGGCGCGAGGTGCTGGGCCGCGAGGACATCGGCACCGACGAAGATTTCTTCGCCCTGGGCGGCGACTCGCTGGCCACGCTGCCGCTGGCGTTCAAGCTGCACGCGGCCTTCGGCGTGGAACTGCCGCTGTCGGCGGTGTTCGCCGCGCCCACGGTGGCCGGGCTGGCGCGTGCGATCGACGCGCGCCTGGCCGGCGACGGCGGCGCGCGCCTGGATTTGCACGCGCGCGCGGCGCTGCCGGAGGACATCGACCCGCGCGGCGCGCTGCCGCCGGCCTCGCGCGCGCAACCGGCCTCGGTGCTGATCACCGGCGCCACCGGCTTCCTCGGGGCCTATCTGGTGCGCGAACTGCTCGACGCCAGCCAGGCCGAACTGCTGTGCCTGGTGCGCGCCGACAGCGACGCCGAAGGCCTGCGCCGCATCCGCGCCAACCTGGACAGCTACGAGCTGTGGCGGCCCGGCGACGAGCAGCGCATCGTGCCGGTGCGCGGCGACCTGGCCGAACCGCGCCTGGGTCTGGACGAAGACGCCTTCGACGCCCTGGCCAGCCGCGCCGAAGCGGTGTTCCACAACGGCGGCCAGGTCAACTTCCTCGCGCCCTACGAACGCCTGGAAGCGGCCAACGTGCACGGCACCATCGAAGTGCTGCGCCTGGCCGCGAGGGCCCGGGTCAAGCCGGTGCACCTGGTCTCGACCCTGGGCGTGTACCTGACCGAGCGCCACCTGGACCGGGTGGTGCGCGAATCCGATCCGCCGCCCGATGCCGACGGCCAGTACGGCGGCTACAACCAGAGCAAGTGGGTCGGCGAGCAACTGGCGCTGGCCGCGCGCGCGCGCGGCCTGCCGGTGACGATCTACCGCCCCGCGCGCATCACCGGCGACAGCCGCCTGGGCACCAGCAACGTCGGCGACTACTTCAACGCCTGGATCCGCGGCTGCGTGCAATTGGGTTACGCCCCGCACCTGCCCGAAGAATCCTTCGACATGGCGCCGGTGGACTATGTCGGCCGCGCGATCGTGCGCCTGGCTTTGGGCGCGAGCGACGGCAACGGCCAGTACCACTTCTACAACCCGCAGCGGCTGCCGATCAACGAGGCGGTGGAGGTGATGCGCGACGCCGGCCTGGCGGTGGAGTCGATCGACTACCACGCCTGGCGCAAGCGCCTGCAGGAGGTGGCGGCGGTATCGCGCGAGAACGCGCTGGCGCCGTTCGCCGGCCTGTTCCCCGAGCAGCCCGACGCGCGCGAGCCGCGTTTCGACTGCAGCGCCACCGCGGCCGCGGCCGCCGCCTACGGTTTGTCGTGCCCGCCCGCCGACCGCGTCCTGTTCGCGACCTACCTGGATTTCCTGCGCAACCGCGGCGCGCTGCCGATGCCGGTGGAGGAGGAGGCGTGAGCCGTTACGCCGGCCTGCGCGATTTCCTGCTGGTCTGGACCGGGCAACTGGTCTCGGGCGTGGGCTCGCGCCTGACCTCGTTCGCGCTCGGCATCTGGGTCTACCAGACCACCGGTTCGACCACGCGCTTCGCCCTGATCTTCGTCGCCATGGCGGTACCGGCGCTGCTGATCTCGCCGATCGCCGGGGCCTTGGTCGACCGCTGGGACCGGCGCCGCACCATGATCGCCTGCGAGCTGGTGTCGGCCGCGACCATGCTGGCGCTGGCCGCGCTGTACGCGACCGACACGCTGTCGCTGTGGCACGTCTACGCCGGCGTCGGCATCTCGGCCCTGGCCAACGCCTTCCTGCAACCGGCCTACGCGGCTAGCGTGCCGCTGCTGGCCAGCCAGGATCAGCTCACCCGCGTCAACGGCCTGGTCCAGACCGGTTTCGCCGTGGCCCAGGTCGGCGGTCCGCTGCTGGCCGGCGTGCTGGTCAGCGCGATCTCGATGCAGGGCGTGTTGCTGGTGGACGCGCTGACCTTCGTGGCCGGCGCGATCGCGCTGTGGCTGGCGCGGGTGCCGCGCCCGGCGCGCAGCGAACACAGCGAGGAACAGGGGCTGTGGCAGGAAGCGGCCACCGGCCTGCGCTACGTGCGCGACCGCCCCGGCCTGTACGGCCTGCTCAGCGTATTCGGCGCCACCAACTTCCTGTTCGGCATCGCCAGCATCGCGATCACCCCGCTGGTGCTGTCCTTCGCCAATGCCGCGCAACTGGGCGTGCAGATGGCGGTGGGCGGCTGCGGCCTGCTGCTGGGCGGCGTGCTGATGAGCACCTGGGGCGGCCCGCGCCGGCGCATCCACGGCGTGCTCGGCTATTCGCTGGCGGCCGGCGTGCTGCTGGCCGTGCATGGCCTGGCGCCCTCGTTCGCGCTGGTGCTGGTGGCCGGTTTCGGCTTCTTCCTGACGTTACCCATACTCAACGCCAGCAATGCCGCGCTGTGGCAGAGCAAGGTGCCGGCCGATCTGCAGGGCCGTTGTTTCGCGATCCAGCGCGTGCTGTCGGAAGCGGCCATGCCGCTGGGCTACTGCCTGGCCGGCCCGCTGGCCGAACGCGTGTTCGAACCGCTGATGGCGCCCGGCGGCGCGCTGGCCGCCACGGCCGGCGCGTGGATCGGCGTCGGCCCCGGCCGCGGCCTGGGCCTGATGTTCATCGTGCTTGGTGTCCTGATGACGCTGGTCGCGGCGTGCGCCTATGGCGTGCGCGCGATCCGCCGCATCGAGGACGAACTGCCCGACGCGCCGGTGCTGGCGGCGGGCGCCGCGGCGGAGGCACGCGCCGCGGCTTGATCTGGGTGTTTCAGAAGGAGGCGTCATGCAAGGAGAAGAGACGGATCTCGGCAGGTACCGCGTGCTGGTCAATCATGAAGACCAGTACTCGATCCTGCCGGCGGCATATGCAGTCCCCGAGGGCTGGCGCGACGCCGGCTTCGAGGGCTCGAAGGACGATTGCCTGGGCCACATCCGCGACCGCTGGACCGACATGCGCCCGCTCAGCGTGCGCGATACCGGTCATGGCGGCTAGGCCGGGCACAAGGAGCAAGCAGCGATGAGCGCAGACCACGATTCCCTGCAACTGCCCGACCCGGACGCGGCGATGATGGCCGCGCGCGCGCAGCTGGTGAGCGCCGGCCCGGCGGCGCGCGGCCAGCTGTTGCGCGCTTCCGACGTCGTGCGCGAGCAACCGGCGCATGCGCCGCTGCCGGTCACGGTGGCCTGGGTGCGCGAGTTTCTCGCCCGCCCGCATCCCGAGCTGGGGCGCAGCGGGCCGGTGTGTCCGTTCACGCCGCTGGCGCTGGACCTGGACACGATCTGGCTGAGCGAAGTCGCCGACGCCGAGTTGGACATGGGCCGCATCGGCGAGCTGGTCGCGCACTACCGCGACCTGTTCCTGGAGCTGGAGCCGCGCAGCGGCGGCGCGGCGATCAACAAGGCGATCCTGCTGGTGTTCCCCAACCTGGGCAGCGACGGCGCGGCGCTGATCGACGCGATCCAGGCCGCGCAGAAGGGCGGCTTCGTCGAGCAGGGCCTGATGCTGGGCGAGTTCCACGCCCACAACCTCAGCCCCGGCCTGCGCAATCCGCAGTTCCTGCCGCTGCGCAGCCCGGTGCCGATGCTGGCGATCCGGCACATGGTCGAATCCGACCTGCCGTTCCTGCGCCGCGACAGCGATCCGGCGGACGTGCGCGCGGCCTTCCTGCGCTCCTACCTGCGCCGGCTCGGTCCGAACCTGCGCCGCAACAACTTCGAGCAGGCGATCGAGGCGCTGGTGCAGGCCGAACTCGAACAGCGCCTGGCCGCGGCGGCCGACGACGGCGCGCGCCGCAGCGACACGCGCAGCGCGCGCCCCGCACGCACGACGGTGGCCGACGATGCCGGTTGAGGCCGTCGCCATCGACGCTAGCGCGCCCGCGCCGCGCATCGCCGTGGTCGGCGGCGGCCTGGCCGGCGCGCTGCTGGCGCTGCGCCTGGCCGCGCAGGGCCACGGCGTGGACGTGTACGAGCGCCGCTCCGATCCGCGCCTGGGCGGCGCCGACAGCGGCCGCTCGATCAACCTGGGTCTGTCCAAGCGCGGCATCCACGCACTGACCGAAGCGGGCCTGATCGGCGAAGTCATGGCCATGACCGTGACCATGGCCGGCCGGGTGATCCACGCGCCCGACGGCAGCACCCGCTTCCAGCCTTACGGCAAGGACCGCGGCGAAGTGTTGCACTCCATCGACCGCAACGAGCTCAACCAGCTGCTGCTGGACCGCGCCGAAGCGCATCCGCAGGTGCGCCTGCATTTCGGCCATCGTCTGGTCGGCGCGGACAAGGCCCGGCGCACCCTGGAATTCGAAACCCGCGACGGCGCGCGCGTGCAGGCGCAGGCCGCCTGGGTGGTGGGCGCCGACGGCGCGTTCTCGCGCGCGCGCCGCGAACTGCAGCGCGGCGAGCGCGCCGACTACCACCAGGAATACCTGGAGTGGGGCTACAAGGAACTCACCCTCAAGCCGCTGGCCGACGGCCGCTCGGCGATCGAGCTGGAAGCGCTGCACGTGTGGCCGCGCAGCCACGGCCTGTTCGTCTCGCATCCCAACCGTGACGGCTCGCACACGCTGACCCTGTTCCTGCCGTTCGAGGGCCCGGACAGCTTCGCCACCACGCGCAGCGAGGACGAGGTGCGCGCGCTGTTCGCCAAGTACTTCCCCGACCTGGTGCCGCTGCTGCCGCAGCTGGTCGAGGAATGGATGGCGCATCCGGTGGGCGCGTTGATCACCACGCGCACCGCGCCCTGGAGCCGCAGCGACTGGATGGTGCTGGTGGGCGATGCCTGCCACGCCGTGTATCCGTTCTACGGCCAAGGCATGAATTCGGCCTTCGAGGATTGCTCGGCGCTGATGGCCGCGCTGGCGCGGCATCCGCAGGACCGCGCCGCCGCCTTCGCCGACTACGAACGCTCGCGCCGCCCGCACACCGACACCCTGGCCGAGCTGTCCAAGGCCAACTTCGTCGAACTGCGGCAGAAGGTGCAGTCGCCCTGGTTTCTCGCGCGCAAGCGCCTGGACGTGGCGCTGAACCGGCTGCTGCCGCGCGCCTGGCTGCCGCTGTACACCATGATCGCGCATACCACCATGCCTTACGGCGACGCCTTGGCGCGCGCGCAGCGGCAGGAACGCATCCTGGTCGGCGCGGGCGTGGGCGCGCTGGCCGTGGTCGGCTTAGGGGCGTGGCTGGTGCTGGCGGTCTAGCGCCGCGGGGGCGGCGGGTCGCATTCGCGGCGCAGTTCATCGCGCAGGCATTGCGGCCGCGCCGCCCACCCTCTCCACATCACCGCGGCCGCACGCGCACCCCCCGCTGCGCGTCACCGCGACCGCAGACGCATCCCCTCTGTGCATCACCGCGGCCGCAGACGCATCCCCCTCTGCGCATCCCCAATCCCCATCCCCGTCATTCCGGCGAAAGCCGGAACCCATTTTGACTTTCGCCGCCCGATCCCCGTAACGGTCGTTGCGCGCGCAGCAGCCCCGCTTCCCGCCGCCATCGGCACGACCAGCACAGCGCGCAGCGACCCTCCTTCTAGCCCGTGCGCCGCGCCGGCGGCGCGGCGCTGCGTTCGTGCACCGTCACGTCGGGCGAGGCCGCGGCCTGGACCAGGCTGCGCAAGGTCTCGCTCATCGCCAGGCCCATGTCGCGCACCGGACCGTCCAGGCCGTGGCGCTGGATCAGCCAGTCCAGGTCCAGCGTGCCCAGGCGGGTGCCGCCCTCTTGGTCGCGCCAGGCCAGCGCCTTCATCGGCACGTCGATGGCCAGACTGGGGCGCTCCAGCATGGCCACGGTGGAGCTGAGCGGATTGCCCAGCAGCAGCAACTGGGTCGGCGGCATATACAGGCCGCGTTCGCCGGCCAGGCGGGCGTGGTCGATGCGCGCGTAGACGTGCAGGCCGCGCGGCTCCGCCAGCGCGGCCAGGCGGTCCAGGGTCAGGGACACGGAATAGTGGCTGCGCAGCACGGTCATGCCGGTGGGCGCGGCGAAGTAGGACACGGTTTGCTTCATCAGGCGGGTTCTCGGCAGCGTCGGTACGTCCGGCCGGTCGTGCGGCGGGCGGGCCGCTGTCGTGCGCGGCCGCCCCGCAGCGGCTGGGGCTGGCGGTGCGGGCGATGCCTGCCGCGGCGAAGGCCCGGCCGGCCCTCCCTGTCCGTCATTGATAGAGATCGCGACGCTACGGCGGAAGCGGACGCGCACCGCGGGCCTCGCGGAAAGGCGACGAATGTCTGCGAAACTGCATCTATCTTGCCGGCTAGACCGCGGCGGACCACTCACTCTCCGCCTGCGAAACCCGCTTGCCGCCAGGCCTCGAACACCACCACCGCCACCGCGTTGGACAGGTTCAGGCTGCGGTTGTGCGGCCGCATCGGCAGGCGCAGGCGCTGCGGCTCCGGCACCGAGGCCAGCACGTCCTCGGGCAGACCGCGGGTCTCCGGACCGAACAAAAAGGCGTCGCCGGCACGGTAATCCGGGCGGTCGTGGCGCGTGCGCCCGCGCGTGCTCAGCGCGAACAGCCGCGGCGGCGCGCCCTGGTCCTGGGCGATCGCGGCCAGCGCCGCGTCCAGGCTGTCGTGCACGCGCAGGCTGGCGTACTCGTGGTAATCCAGGCCCGCGCGCTTGAGCTGCTTGTCTTCCAGGGCGAAGCCCAGCGGCGCGATCAGGTGCAGGCGTGCGCCGGTGTTGGCGCACAGCCGGATCGCGTTGCCGGTGTTGGGCGGGATCTCGGGTTGGTAGAGGATGACGTCGAACATGCCGCCATTATGGGCGGCCGCGCCCCGGCCGGGCTGGCACCAAAAGTACGCAACGCAAGCGCGGGGCGCCCCCCTACCTAACTTGTGGCCTAGTGCCGGCAGGGCCGGGCGGCGACTAGGATGCCCCTTCGCCCGCGCGGCGCCGCTGGAGGCGGCGGCCGCGCTTTCGTCCGTTCCGCCGTTCCTGGAGCTTCGCCCTATGTCCTCTTCGTTGCCGACCTCGCGCGCCCGTCCGCGCGCCGCCGCTCTCGCCCTGGCCCTGGCCGCCGCCCTCGGCGCCGGTGCCGCCGCGGTGCCCGCCTACGCCGCCGGCGCGTCCGCCGAGG from Lysobacter silvisoli encodes the following:
- a CDS encoding MFS transporter, which encodes MSRYAGLRDFLLVWTGQLVSGVGSRLTSFALGIWVYQTTGSTTRFALIFVAMAVPALLISPIAGALVDRWDRRRTMIACELVSAATMLALAALYATDTLSLWHVYAGVGISALANAFLQPAYAASVPLLASQDQLTRVNGLVQTGFAVAQVGGPLLAGVLVSAISMQGVLLVDALTFVAGAIALWLARVPRPARSEHSEEQGLWQEAATGLRYVRDRPGLYGLLSVFGATNFLFGIASIAITPLVLSFANAAQLGVQMAVGGCGLLLGGVLMSTWGGPRRRIHGVLGYSLAAGVLLAVHGLAPSFALVLVAGFGFFLTLPILNASNAALWQSKVPADLQGRCFAIQRVLSEAAMPLGYCLAGPLAERVFEPLMAPGGALAATAGAWIGVGPGRGLGLMFIVLGVLMTLVAACAYGVRAIRRIEDELPDAPVLAAGAAAEARAAA
- a CDS encoding non-ribosomal peptide synthetase, whose amino-acid sequence is MSGGDERAAGAMAERLARLSPQQRELLRRRLAAQDTETAPAGIVRRADPAQPLPLSPAQQRMWFFERLQPGTGAYHVYSHYVLRGALDADALQRALAEVVQRHEALRTGFSETGGEPQQTVAAQVDLPLPLIDLRALEPLEREAQARRYAQDDAGRPFDLARPPLLRASLVRLEDEEHLLLVTMHHIVSDAWSRGLFLDEVARCYEAQLDGVPSGLPELRVHYGDAVLWQREDAQLQRETAQLDYWVRTLAGANGLLDLPTDRPRNPSPTGRGGRHHLRIPLSVAAGLADLARREHATLFMALLAAFQTLLSRHSGQDDIVVGSPVANRGDDGVAPMVGLFVNTLPLRGDLSGDPSFRELLVRTRAHCLDAFEHAQVPLERVIDRLQLERVPGRTPLFQSLFVMQNAVSAPPSLRGLTAEWREPDVHTARFELTLSLGACEAGLDGVLDYDSDLYDAASMARLADQYGVLLLRVLADPDLPLSQLSTLDLDAVHEVLALGDGGPAPDAPEPTLHALFQAQALRTPDAVAIVEPGRELSYRELRRRVNGVAQRLRALGTGAETRVAVLADRSAEALIGVLGVLAAGGAYVPIDPAHPDERIAYLLSDAQALALVTPPALVARADAVAGALPCVITDSVPPAEQAPADVADAGHAAYVIYTSGSTGAPKGVAVEHRGAVNLTLGFLARHDFVAQRLLMIPPLIFDASVGDVFPALASGSALVLHPAPQELGPYELEAFCRDYGVTAIDAPAALWRRWSEGWFAAQRARPLLPALRLMMIGGESVPLEQVRRFAAVTGGRVALVNHYGPTETSVCASVLSTRDGGEFEGLELPIGTPLPGVRMYVLDAQLQLLPRGVVGELCIGGAGIARGYLNRDAQTAAAFVPDPHSDAPGARLYRTGDLARWNTDGTLQFLGRRDQQVKLRGVRIELGEIETALAAHPQVQAAAAALREDRPGDKRLVAYVVAESALDPLELRDFLARRLPDAMLPSLFVPLPALPLNRNGKVDRHALPAPAASAAPARRLQEPASDTERGVLAVWREVLGREDIGTDEDFFALGGDSLATLPLAFKLHAAFGVELPLSAVFAAPTVAGLARAIDARLAGDGGARLDLHARAALPEDIDPRGALPPASRAQPASVLITGATGFLGAYLVRELLDASQAELLCLVRADSDAEGLRRIRANLDSYELWRPGDEQRIVPVRGDLAEPRLGLDEDAFDALASRAEAVFHNGGQVNFLAPYERLEAANVHGTIEVLRLAARARVKPVHLVSTLGVYLTERHLDRVVRESDPPPDADGQYGGYNQSKWVGEQLALAARARGLPVTIYRPARITGDSRLGTSNVGDYFNAWIRGCVQLGYAPHLPEESFDMAPVDYVGRAIVRLALGASDGNGQYHFYNPQRLPINEAVEVMRDAGLAVESIDYHAWRKRLQEVAAVSRENALAPFAGLFPEQPDAREPRFDCSATAAAAAAYGLSCPPADRVLFATYLDFLRNRGALPMPVEEEA
- a CDS encoding MbtH family protein, whose product is MQGEETDLGRYRVLVNHEDQYSILPAAYAVPEGWRDAGFEGSKDDCLGHIRDRWTDMRPLSVRDTGHGG